CTTATCCACCCTTATCACCAGCGTATCTTCCAACTCCTCCACAATAACGGTTTGCCCTTGCCGGAAGCCTAATTTCTCCAGCCACTTTCCTTTCAGGCGAATTTCAGGTATCGTCGTCGTGATGCCGTACGCACGGACTTGGTATTTCCTGTGGATCTTGAGTTTTCTAGGGTTGGCCATGGTCGTATAATTGTGGGGCGAAGGTAAGAACGCCATACGACAAAGTTGTCAACTTATTGGCTGACGTAGCGGAGATATGAGCTGGCTAACGCTTAGCAGTTTTCATTTGAGGTTACCGGTATGGAATGTATTTTGGACATCCGTAGCAATCATAATCTACTAGATAGTTTGCATCGGACATGCCACGATACCATCTACGGTATTTTTTATCTCTAAGATCATACACATGTGCCACCAAAAAAGAGGCGGCGAACATCCGCTTACTGAGTTTAAAGTCAAAGACGGCGGTATGGGGCGTGTCTTTTTCATACGTTATATACGTCAGCGACAGGGAAAAAGTGTTGATTGCCCCACTTTCCAACATATCATAAACGGCTTTGTCAATTTCTAAATTACCCGGATAATACGAGGCGGAGAACGTTTTGTCAACCCCGTCAATGGTAATCTTGGGCGAGGAAAAACCATATTGGACCAACTCTTCGTTGACTAAAATTATCAAGTCGAATTTTTGGGCTATCATTTTACCATGAAAAGCCAGGATAAAAAGGAACAGAAGTTTCGTTTTCATGACATTCGTTATAGGGATGGTGCTCGTACCAGGTTTAGCCGTTTTCGTGTAGGAACCTAAAATCCGGGTAACCATGTATGCTCCGCTGACCGAAAGGTAAGAAGAAAATGATTGCCCCAACACACGTAGCGATATGTTGAAGCCTAAAGTCACCCCCACCAATAGACCTACCGTCCCGCGTGAAGGAATCCCAACTCAAAACTCAAAACTCAAAACTCAACACTCCCCACTCAAAACTCCTTCCTCCCAATCTTCTCCCAAACCCCAATCTCCGTCTTCAATTTTTCCACTTCTTTTTCCAACTCGCTAATTCGGTCTAACGCCGTGGTGTCACGCGGTGCGTTTGTGGCAAAGTCGGAGGGGAGCTGTGCGGCGATATCGGCGAAGAAGTTGTGGCGGAGGGCCATACTCAGGTACCATAGGCGATCAGTACTCATGGTTTCGGCGTTTTGCATTTTGGTGATCATCGCGGGTGTAACGCCGAGCACACGTGATAAGGCGCTTTTACGGATCCGGCGTTTCTGGAAGACGCTTTTGATGAGCGTGCCAAGGGATGGGTAGTAGGGTTGTTCGGTCATATCGTTGTGGAGTTTTGTAAAAGTGGATAAAAACTAGTGTTATAAGGGAAGGGCGGCGTGAGGCCAGTCCATAAAAAAGGGAAAGATGGTGTGGTGCGTCACCGTTTTTGAAAATACAATCCCATCATACGGATTGAAATGAAATGGTTTTGATACACGGTAGTACTATTTTTAATCTGGAGCGTTATTATCTTAACCTTAGGTGAAATGATTTTACTCCCAAGGAAAATTATTTTACCTGTAGGTATAAAGATTTTACCTGTTGGTGCAAACTTTTTACCTGAAGGTGTAAATATTTTACCTGTAGCTATAAACTTTTTGCTCAGAGGTAAAAATATTTTACCTGTGGGTTTAACTATTTCTGTCATAGGTGTACTTATTTTACCTCTGGGTATACACTTTTTGCCTGTAGGTTTACACTTTTGATGTGGCGGTTTAATGACAAGCCTTCACGCACGGATAAGGGGTGTTTCAGGTTGGATTTTCTGTGATAGGAACGCATAAAAAAGGGCGCCCCCTAATCGGAGACGCCCAATGGGTTTACACTTCGCCGTCGGCCCGACGCCCTTGTCCGGCGAAACGCACCTTCAACGCATCATA
This genomic interval from Flavobacterium sp. HJ-32-4 contains the following:
- a CDS encoding SymE family type I addiction module toxin, which produces MAFLPSPHNYTTMANPRKLKIHRKYQVRAYGITTTIPEIRLKGKWLEKLGFRQGQTVIVEELEDTLVIRVDKGER